CTCACTCTAATTAAATATCTCGacaataattattttagttgGTAAAATCgttagaaaatatttttaaatataaaaaaatatcattgtttattaatatatcaCATATAAACAATAATATTTCGTTATATGAAAAACTACTAACGTATACTTACTCTAATATACAATTATAACTGAATACATCTAGTTCAATTTTTCAGACCATTCTTATAAATGCTGATATGATTTTAATCTGATTCCACGAAGGTCAGAGCAACCCTgcactaaaaaaaaaaggattagaATTAGAAATGCAACACATAtggtgtgtgtatatataaacatatgaatatatatatatatatatatatatatatatatatatatatatatatatatgatagaTAACTCTATAGACCATGAAGTTGAGTGGATATGTTAAAAAGATTGGAAAAGCAAACATCACTGGAACTCCACTAAACTCTAAAGTGGAGTGCATGAACACTTGTCCAAATCCTCTCCATCTTCCAGAGAACGCGAAAAACTAGTGCCATATTTCATGATTTTGATTCAATCTAATCTATCCTTCAACTTGATCTATATAAATACCCCAATCTCCCCTTCTTCCTCTGCTCCAAAAATtacacaaaacaaaaaacaaagcaTTTCATTACTCTCAAATTCTAGTTCCCGTTAAAACCTTCTTCAATTTTGGTTCAATTACCAATCACACAAATAATGGCTTCCATTAGGGGTGTTGCCGTTGTCACTTTCCTACTTGGCGTGTCCGTTATTGTATCAGAAAGCCGTGTGGCTAGAAAAGACTTGGGCCTCGACCTTGGCGGAATGGGCCTTGGTGTTGGAACAGGAGTGGGCTTGGGCTTAGATGGAAGTGGGTCGGGCTTTGGGTCTGGGCCTGGGTCCAGTTCTGCTTCCTCATCACACTCCTCAAGCTCCAGCTCTGGCTCCGACGCTGGGTCTGAAGCCGGCTCATACGCTGGCTCTTATGCCGGGTCTCGGGCCGGATCTGGTTCGGGCAGAAACAGAAACGGGGGATCCGGTTCCGGTTCAGGGACGGGAAACGGTGGAGAAGGATACGGAGAGGGGCATGGATACGGCGAGGGGCATGGTTATGGCAACGGTGGCGAAAACTGAGATCGAACTTGtatatgaaattaattaaggattatcgtcatcttttccttttgcaaatagatgaataagCTATAGATGATGAATCCTTAATTGTACTCCTGTTTTGTTCTTTTAgtctagtttatatatatatatacacacagaTATGAAGTTCGAATAAAAATGTTCTTCGTATTGAGTGTTAATTAAATTATGAATAATTATAATAGATAGTaattttagtaataataatCAAATGTAGAGTAACATTTTTAAAAGATTACAGTTATAGTTGTTGTTacaaagataataaaaagagaTTATTGTGTTGTGACGAACCATTATCCTAATTTGGTTATTCAATTAAGTGGGTTCTTGATCGACAAATggttattaattaaatattaatattaatatcatATGAAATTTCAATATTAAGGATGTATGAAAAGATATGTCGATAAAACATACTACCTAACTAATCTTGTTAGCCTCCTCTCGGTCACACACCATAAAGCCAGTGAATCCGAAGTTGGTTCATATGTTGGTTGCGATGATATGCAGTTCCGATGGTCCATTAAGCTCCTTGAGATTATGACGGTTGTAGAAACCTAATTGTTTTACCTTTGCCTCTCATACCCTATTTTGGTTGAATCTGATTATATTGAAATTATAAATGCTTTATCTCATAAGAGTTTAGATATGTCTAAGCTTCTGGGTTTGTTGAAGATATTGAGTCCTAACTCTGTCTTCACATGTACACTGTTCCTTTTGGGTAGTGCCTGCACTCGAAGCAATGGACTTGCTCATCATTTGGCTTGGGTGGCCATATGGTGAATGGTGGATGTGGTTGTTTTGTTCCCTCCTCTTCTTCTCAGTCCAAAGAGGTGGATGGGGCTTTTGTATTATTCTAGACTTGATTTTCTCTGGTAAGACTAGTGTTCTTGGTTAACTTTTCTTTGTgaaatttcttttcaaaaaagaatATATCGAGAATTGAAACgttgataaataaaataaaaattatttaaatgaatGATTAATGTTTTTTTCTCCATGATATATATTCTTTCTATTAGTATCCATATATTCATATTGAAATTACTAGATAATCTCTTTGTcttataaaaatacaaaaaaaatattggtTTGTCTTTAATAACGAGATTGAACCTTTTAAATTTAGAGATATATGTTATGGGATGGACAAATATATGAATTGTTCCAGCTAATTTATATCTCGAAACTTTACTTAACACACGTGAAAGATAGGCTGTCCATTTAATTTAGAACAAATATATCTTCTAATTCTCCTTTTAACAGTTTTAGATAGTGAATCTAACATATTTGCCATATCAAAAGTTATATGTGGTCATTCATTGGCAAATTCAATATGAAAAGTTAGTCCAATAATGAAACTATCTCTCAACCTCTTTTAGACTTAATACATTCTCAGTAGACCTTTTTCATTTACTTCCTATATCCTGAAACAGTAGATTTATTTGatgcaggaaaaaaaaaaatcattgttactttattggttttaatctaaaatttaaacataGATATTCACACATCGATCGGTTGGAGTCAATTTTTATTTACAAACTCGACTTCAAACCAACCATAGTCAATTTAGTAAAGTGTCAAATCGACCTCGACATCGACACTTAAAGAGTCGATCGGGTCGGTTTAACAcctaaaataatatttgaaaattctCGATTTAAAACTTTACAAAACCGATTTTCCGACCGATCGATTTCGGTTTATTAGCCGACTTGATTTTTTGTCTATTATACTTACCTCACTTACACCGTataattactaaaaaaaagaaaaaaaaaagtcgatTATTTAAAATGTCTATAATGATCAAATCAGTGGATATATTATACAAATtacaaacaaaaaaacaagaaaaagtatACCCTTTTCATTTATGAACCATTTTATCTagcttttttttaaaaaaaacgtAAAGGAAAAACATCAAAATACACACATACGTTGAACAAAATGAAACTTGACTACTATatactaaaatttaattatatacaATCCTAATACGGCCGGTATTGGGTGATTAAGAGACCAATTTAACAGTCGATGAGAGTGGATTATTACAACTCATTTCATGTTTGGAACACCTACAACATAATAACCATGaataaactatttaaaatatgCAATTAGTACAGTGAaatattatttctaaaaatcattttttgtacaatatttattattaaccATTACAATCAACTCAGTGTACCCcaaattttccttttgttttcaaGATTTCGTAAATGTTTGCTTGAGAACTGTTTTTCTATGTTGATATACGACTAAGAATTTCAATGTTTAgctataaatttaaattaaaccatAACTGATAAATCAAACCacagttttaaaaaattagaaaaaaaggtAACTTTTGGATGTGTAATTGGAGGTAAGAAGATGAATGTAGTTGGAGATATATTCAAGGTTTTAGTTTctaaatattatatatactttttatttcttataaTTTGAGACATTAAAAAATGAATGCAGTTCATTCATGCATATCTAAATATATTAGACGTAGAATTGGAGAGCACTAAAATTAGTGGAGAAACCGACTAGGGATCAGTAGTCGGCAACAAAAAGTCAATTATGGAATCCACTTTCCATTGTCAAACTCTCTCAACACACCAACTTCTTCAATAATTCACCACTTCATTTTGTACATTTAGTTTTTATAAATGATGAACTTCAATCatttaacattaaaaattttGGCACCAACCGGCCTCCACTTCAAGATAATATTAAAACATTTGTCCAAACGCCATAATCTTCAAACAATTTTGGGCAAATTCTTAGCCACATAATTTGCCCTCCgcaatctttttcttttcttttgtagtGGCCACTTCATCGTACCATTTCACCAATGGTCCTATCACCTTCaacaaattttgctataaatACCTCCCTCAAGTCTCTCCGATAATTCCCACATCACAAACCTTTTAAACCCTAAAACCTATAGAAGCTTTAACACAGTCCCAcaattgtttgattttgtttAAAACAATAATGGCTTCAATCAAGTCCCTTGCTCTTGTTGTTTGCCTTCTACTCTCTTTTTCTGTCTTTCTTTCTGAAGGTCGAGTGGCAAGAAAGGATCTCGGTATTGACCTTGGAGGACTCGGAGTTGGACTCGGAGCTGGAATTGGCTTAGGCATTGGTGGAAGTGGAAGTGGCTCTGGCTCTGGCTCTGGCTCAGGATCAGGATCTGGGTCGagttcatcttcatcatcatacTCTTCGAGCTCAAGCTCGGGGTCTGGAGCTGGGTCTGAAGCTGGTTCTTATGCTGGCTCATACGCAGGGTCTCGAGCCGGCTCAGGTTCAGGTGGAAATAGGAATGGAGGGTCGGGGTATGGTTCGGGATATGGTGGAGGTTCGGGCAGAGGAGGCAGCAATGGTAATGGTGAAGGATATGGTGAAGGTCATGGCTACGGTGAAGGTCATGGATATGGGGGAGGAAActgaagagaaaaaagaaaatcataagAGGAAGTATAACAAAAGTATTAGGGTTACGCATAGTTGATTTAGGTCATGATCCTAACTTTatgtatttaaatttaaataaaagataaGAGAAGATGGAAGCTTTGTTTCGTAGTGTCTGTGTGTTTTAGCAGTCGTGAAAATATTGCTGTAAATCATGTGTGTGTGATGAATTTTCATGGTATTTCTGCTTTTAGGCAATTTCCTGCGTATGTTACTGTTTACTATATATGAATGCAGAGTTAGTAGAACTTATATTCTAaatatagttttcttttttaaaactcCCCTAAATTGTTTTCACactataaaaaattaaattttttatactAAGCTTGTAACACATGTACATGTGATCAGatgaaatttatagttttattttaatacatAAAAAATGTTTACTTGTTTAACCCAAATGCACCCATATAACTGTTGAAAGAGAACCAagtataaatttttaaaatctaaaaaagtaaaaaatatgaTTTTCCATTCAAACATATTCCATCATTTGATTGTGATGTGTTCTATATAACCAGTGACGAATATTCAAAGTAGAGACTAGGTGCACGTACCACTCAactttttggttttttatttttgacatagaATTTTTAAGTAATAATTAATAGTATATATGTATtgctaattaaatattattggCTTCACCAAGTTAAGCATGATTGTTTGAACTAAAGTTACGAAGTTTAAAACTGATTAGGGTCCAAAAAAGGTGAACATGGATCTGGGACTCAAGTTGGGGTCGACCATAAGAAACCTAATGGAAATCCGATCTCGAAAAAGACTCAACTAGAGATTAGGTTACAAAAACCAGTATAATAAAaacctaaaaagaaaaaaggaaagaggaaAGACCTAAGTTGACCGGCACTATAAATATTAAAGAGTAAACTTTGGAGGTAGTAAGTTCACCCACTAAATTTTTATACCTAAGCAGTTTAATTTTCTTGCTAACTTCGGTGCTTGTGTGGCGTACCAAACTATACTGATGTATATAGCCTTTTCACCTCGAACTATAGGTGTTGCACACAAGAGGACTGAGTTAGTATTTATCTCAGAATATAGCATCAACATTTtccatttcattttctctttatgttaccttaattttcttttttctttaagaacTGCTATCAATTATACTGTTTTTGAAAAACTAAATTCTGGATTTGAACACCTGTTtgtcattatttttttatatgtttCTAGAGAACACACGCAtgtatatattcttttttcttttctaaatgagCTATGACCAAGAATCgctgtttttttattttgtcattGTAATTTATCTTCAATTTATCTTTTGTCCTTTGTTGCAATTGTTCTTATTAAAGTGGTTAATAACGTGGAGTGGTGTATTATTTTGTACATGGATGTGATCTACATCATTTGCTCTAATATAGATATTTGAGGCAATCGAAATGGTAAATCTTATCGTGTATAGATGTGATGTATGAGAAATTGTGATCTATCAGTAGATAAGATTATATGTTTTAATAGACAATCAAGACTTTGCCTTATTACAATTATTCAAGTTGAAGTTGTTACATGCACAAGAAAATTGTGTATTATATTCTATACGAGTGTGCATGATATATttatactatagatatattaCTGATCACGTTCTTAAACGAAATGAGAAaggttttgttttgttaattaatgaaatatttaaGCACCAATAGGAGTACTATATATAATCGAGTGGACGTGGAGAACAACTGCGATTACAAATGTATGAATGTATATGGTTAGACTTTTCATTATGCAATGATTATTGGATTAAAAAGTGAAAATATGTTTATGTATACAAGATGAAATTAATCCCCTTTATTAGTTTTATATGGTACACGTATAGACATCTTTGAAAACGTGTGGGAAGCTGGATTATACtttccaatatatatatatatatatatcaatcgGTATTTAGactttttttagtacaataaaaaactaaaaatctcTTGATCATTAACACATTTGCATGTCAATTAAGTTATATACTGAACTAATTTGACTAATAATTGTATGGATATTAAGTCAAACTCGAACCGGGTTTGTTTGCCTATATGCCCTTATTGCCAGGGAAGAAATAGCAGCCAAGTCAAGAATAACCCAATCAGTAGTCCAATGTGTGCAAAATTATCAAGCAAGATGGCCACGTGAAGGTTGGCCTTAATTAGGTTTTTGTTGATCGAATATATAATTTTAACATCAATCCATACAACGTGAGTCGTCCACTAAGTCTAAGTCAATGCAGGAAGGCCTATCCTCccgtaattaattattaattagcAATCAATAACCATTATCAACACATTGTGAATTCATAACCACAATTCTGGTGCTTCCCACCATCTATTCCACAATTAATCTAAAttattctctctctctattACATCAACCgcatatgtgtgtgtgtatatatatatatatatatctacgATGTCATTGAACCAAATTAAACACGATTCtaattaattataaacaaaacaaatatcCCAACGCATTAATTAAGTAAAGATAAGCAATAACTTAACCCTTTTTTACTATTAGTGTATAACCTTCTCTCCTTGAGATAGAACACCCCACTTCTACCAGTtcatcaaattaaacaaaagttAACTTCCCACTATTTTGTCCAAACACAACTTTGTCCAA
The sequence above is drawn from the Cucumis melo cultivar AY chromosome 2, USDA_Cmelo_AY_1.0, whole genome shotgun sequence genome and encodes:
- the LOC103487315 gene encoding putative glycine-rich cell wall structural protein 1 gives rise to the protein MASIRGVAVVTFLLGVSVIVSESRVARKDLGLDLGGMGLGVGTGVGLGLDGSGSGFGSGPGSSSASSSHSSSSSSGSDAGSEAGSYAGSYAGSRAGSGSGRNRNGGSGSGSGTGNGGEGYGEGHGYGEGHGYGNGGEN
- the LOC103487316 gene encoding glycine-rich cell wall structural protein 2-like — encoded protein: MASIKSLALVVCLLLSFSVFLSEGRVARKDLGIDLGGLGVGLGAGIGLGIGGSGSGSGSGSGSGSGSGSSSSSSSYSSSSSSGSGAGSEAGSYAGSYAGSRAGSGSGGNRNGGSGYGSGYGGGSGRGGSNGNGEGYGEGHGYGEGHGYGGGN